Sequence from the Etheostoma spectabile isolate EspeVRDwgs_2016 unplaced genomic scaffold, UIUC_Espe_1.0 scaffold00004876, whole genome shotgun sequence genome:
AGCTCTGTCGGGACCACGTGCCCAGCAACTCGTCTCTATAAAGTTTCACAAGACACCGACAAATTAATGAAttattgaaaatgaatttgAAAAGAAGTGAAGCGATCAGCACtcatatgtcttttccaccaaggctaaccaggtgctggttctgctCGCCAGATATCTGAGgaccagctggatcttccccagcctgagagccagagCAGGGCCACGTCACAACGAGTTCAAAGACGGGCCATGACATGTCTCCGGGACCGCTATGGACAGAGGACACGTTCaagaagaaaggtgatttaactTTTAGATATAGAATCTTTTGCTGGCTTGCGAGGGCAACATCAGCAGTGTCAAGCAAAAGGGGGATTCTCTGAGTTGGGTGCCTTTTGGgtcatacttttctttttttatacctCATCTAGTTATATTTCTGATCATTTGATGTGATAGTGGATTAGTCAAACCTTgcaaaatacattttcccaCCTCAGGCATGAAATTCTAATCTATACTGAGTGTTTTTTCTTACTGAGAGTTGTTTTGAAGTTCCACCCCGTCACAGACCACTTGGACCCTGTTCAAATATGATTTCAAAAGATTTTCAAGTAAATTCTTGTAGTAGTTATGTATGTTGCATGTTGTTTGTTGTATGTTGTTTattgtatgttgtttgttttgttatatgtTTTATGTTCCATACGGATCCATCCGTGGAatatttggacattttggatGGAAGAATCCCAGATTTGTGACGTAGAAACTTTTAATATCGGGTCTAATTTGACCCGATGACACCAGGAGGTTAAGAACTTATTGTTctgtttcttcatttaattgttctttgttttgtaattattaAATCAGCGTTTAACGAACACACTGAGACCGAGGAACCTGAACACAGAGAACCGCCGAGGCTCATGGGAAGCCGGTCACTTTATTAAAACAAGGAAACACACGTCAATGAAAGCTGAAGCAAACGGATATGAAGAGCTGAAGATATTCTATCAGGAAATATGAAtcagaaacagaaacatgttCATTCCTACTCGTTCTACCCTGGGGTTCCTTACACCTTCATTCCTACCCGTTCTACCCTGGGGTTCCTTACACCTTCATTCCTACCCGTTCTACCCTGGGGTTCCTTACACCTTCCTTCCTACTCGTTCTACCCTGGGGTTCCTTACACCTTCATTCCTACCCGTTCTACCCTGGGGTTCCTTACACCTTCATTCCTACTCGTTCAACCCTGGGGTTCCTTACACCTTCATTCCTACTCGTTCTACCCTGGGGTTCCTTACACCTTCATTCCTACTCGTTCTACCCTGGGGTTCCTTACACCTTCATTCCTACCCGTTCTACCCTGTCTAACTATAAAAGCCAAATGACTTTAAGGAGAATTGTTTTTGGAAATGAGTTCAAATTGGATGAGCGTTAAAAATAAGAGATAATAAGAGATAATAAGAGATAAGAGGTAATAAGAGATAATAAAAGATAATAAGAGATAATAAGAGATAATAAGAGATAATAAGAGATAATAAGAGGTAATAAGAGATAATAAGAGAGAAGCATTAAGATGAATCAGATCAAAGCTCAATTTAACATTATGAAAATGTGACATCATCATCCATGGTGACCGTCGTGGACCCGCCTCCTGGATCTGGATTCAACGATCTGATTGGAGAAATAACAAACGTTAAACTCAGTGGGGTTCATCCTCTGGAGAACATCAACCTCCATCATACATATGTTACAATatgtcatatatttattatacatcaTCAGCCGTCCCTCATACGTTAAGACACGGGACTGGTGAAGATGCTATGATCCAGATTAAGAAGGGGGTTCTGGACCTGGACCCTGCTGGTTCTGGTCCTGGACCCTGCTGGTTCTGGTCCTGGACCCTGCTGGTTCAGGGCTGCTCCTGCAGGGCGACCTGTCCTCCGGCGGCGTCCTCGTCCCACCTCCGTTCCAGATGTTTCTTCAGCTTGTCCTCGGCGATGCGTCTCAGCAGCTGGTCCTCCTCGTCCAGCCTCACTTTCTCAAACAGACGCTTGGTGCtggggaccccccccccccgaggcaCGTCCAAACTGATGACATCATCGCAGCCACGACAACGATGGCCAAGAGCAGCGATAGGCCGATGATCTGAAGAGACAACGCACACGCCGCTTTAATCAAAGGGGAAAACTTTATTAGAACAGCCGCACTAGACAGACAGGTAATagaaagaccccccccccccccccacagacacacacacagacacacacacaaacacacacacacaaacacacacacacacccacacacatccacagacacacacatacacacacacacccacacacacatacacatccacagacacacacacacacacacaaacagacatacacacagacacacacacacacacatacacagacacacacaaacacacacacacaccacagacacacacatacacacacagacacaaacacacacatccacagacacacacatacacacaaacacacacatccacacacatccacacacacacacacacacacacacacacaccacacacacacacacacacacacacacacacaaacacacacatccacaacacacacacacacacacacatcaacaccacacaccacacacacacacacacacacacacatgcacattgacacacacacacgcacaaacacacacaaacacagacacatacacacacacacacacacacacacacacacatccacagacacaaaaatgcACATCCACATAGACGCACACAGAtaacacaggaaacacaggagAGGAGACAGCTCACCCTGGACTGTGTCATTTCTCCCAGGCAGTCCTGATCTTGGCGAGAGCAGCTGCAGCACATGGACCACTGTCCTTCGATCAGCACCACGGCGACCCACAGCAGACCCACCAGCCCTGCTTTCACCACGTGGTACACAACGTAACGACAACTCTCCACCCTGGCAAGCGCATACCTCAAGGTGTTGTCCGCCCAGAGTTGGAGAACAAAGATGATAAAAAATGGAAGCGCCATGTGCACGGCGCAGTCTCGGTGCTTCGTGGAGGGATCGCACCCGTAACGCAACAACATCATCACAGTGTTGACAGTTAGAATCACAAAGATCGTGAGAAATAAGACGACTTGTTTGAAGTTATTCTTCATCTTTGCTGCAAAGTGAGAATCTGCCACTCGCTGCCTCAGGAGTGCTGACAGAGACCAAGATCTACTTTGTGTTTCACTCCAAGCTTCCAGAGACTCTTGAGGAGAAGTTTGTTAGGCGATCGTGGGCCAAACCACAAACAGCAGACCTGAATCTGTGGTGGTGTTGCTCAACGGTCACAGGAAACACCCACTCAACCAATCAGAAGTCAGGTAGAGACATCTGCATGTGATGCAGGAGAACGTGCTGCTAACCAACcgaattaaaggcttaaaaaaaacacatcaactatttttattcactttttaaacTCACAATTTACAatgcaaaccccccccccccccacacacacacaccaccacacacacacacacaccacacaccacacacacacaccacacacacatacacaccacacacacacacccacaacacacacacacacacacacacacacacacacactgacgtCCTCCATCACTGGCTGGTATCAACCTGCTCTGCGGCTGACAGGAAGGGGGCACACAGAAGAGTCCAGACCGCAAGCAGCATCCTCCCTTCTGTGGAGaacttttctttcactttttaaactcACAGGAACACaacatgacccccccccccccaacacccaacacccccccccccgtctttaCCACCtaccagacaaaaaaaacaagataagatcacaacaacattcaagcaaacacaACTAAGTAATAAATAGATCTAATAACCGTCTGTATAAATGACACCATCAGCCCATCATACACGCCCCCCCCCAGCACGAAGCCTCCAGGAAGTAACAGCTACTGTCCCCACTTCCTGATATAGACATCCAGTCTCTAAGGGTGAAGGCCTGTCCACAGTATTCAGGCTTTTAACAGTAAagcattttacagtaaaaaattAATGCACGGATCATTTTTCACATCAATGCACGAAAAAAGATTCCCACGAAAATTCATTACAGAAGTTTTGTTGCCGTAGAGACAAAAAGGAGAGCAAGTCTGCAGAGACAGGGTCCAGACCGGGTACTGCAGGTCTGCAGAGACAGGGTCCAGACCGGGTACTGCAGGTCTGCAGGGACCGGGGCCAGACCGGATACTGCAGGTCTGCAGGGACCGGGGCCAGACCGGATACTGCAGGTCTGCAGGCTGCTTCAATCTGGccttgtgtgtgcacatgtgggCATGTCTTTGTCtgattttttgtcatgttcCTAGTCTATAGTTAACTTCACTTTTCttatatttaactttaataCCCGTACTTTTACCCAATGTATTCTAATTGTTATGTTGTTAATACATAATTTTACCTTTTTGGAGCTATTTGTTACGATCTGCCTTTTAGCAATAGACTCTGGcgtattgacagaaatgtctaTTAATGTGCACTGTCCCTGTATTAAAGACCCAACTTCTGCCTGGCGTCTCCTCTCTGAACGACTCGTGACTTGGTCCAGAGAACCCCCCCGAACACAACCTGCAGGAGACAGAAAACCAAAGCAGAGGAAGACGTTTGCTGATGTTGAAGTTTACAGCTGCCACGAAATGGACAgactttaattaattaataaatacaagCTGGTCCCATTTAAATTGCCACAGACGTTTCATTTCCCGCCACTGAAGGACTCTGGAGGATCCGAGGTGATCATGTGGTCCTCAGGTCCTCTCTGAAGCCCGTCAGAGCAGAGATTTGGGACTGTTGGTATCGGTGTTGGTGTAAACGTAGTCAGCTGAAGTAAGAACTTCCTCAGTGTGTGACTCCGACGCCatgactttgtgttttgtgttgctcTAACCCGATATCTGTTTGTCCTGAGTCTCCTGAATGCATCACAGCTGATTCTCcactacacacacctgctgtcatCTACACCTGGTCCTGATCACCACCTTTCTTCACATGAGCCACGACCTGACATCCACACCTGGTCCTGAGCTCCACTTCTGCTCCACATAAGCCACCACCTGACATCCGTTCCCGTACGTTGAGCTCTCGTCTCGTGCTGTTGTTGAAAGTGTTTTGTATTTCCTGGGTTCTCCTGCCTCTcatctgcttcctgtttctcCGTCTGCAGCATCATCTGGAGTGGAACTCCTTCCTGCTCGGCCACCTACGTTCCAGGACCTCCTCCTCCAACCTCCTGCTCCACCCACCGTCTGCCTGCTGGACGGACCGTTGCTACGTTTCCATTCTGATAAGTACTCAGCTCATTATTCATATATAAATCATATACCTGGTCTGCTTCTGGGTTCCTGTTTCTGACGAAGCGTGACAATATTGTTCAAGAAAGCAGAAGTTTGCTTAACCCTAATATtgtggtcaaatttgacctgttttcagttttgtttttgtttttatggcaCAAAAAATGGTCTGTCTAAAAAATCTGTGAAAATATCAACGATATAagtatcaaaaaactttggcaaaaacataaaaaaagcacccacaacattgaaaaagtgacaaaaatgtcggaaaaagcaaaagtaatgttgaaaaaaagtgaccaaaacgtgtttttcatggttgacaggaggACAATGCGAGGGTTAGAGAAGGGAAAATATGGCTTTGTGGAGTTTTTCACAAAATGCTGAATAACGTTTgttgatgtttgttttatttttttaaattgagttgAAGATTcaggaaataataaactttatttgtatagcacatttcaaaacaaagttACACATTGCTTAATCACACAAATAAAATGGCAGAGGAAGAatcataaaaacaatgtaaatgttGTACAGCATTAAGCAAGAAGTTACACAAGAgaataagtaaaataaaacatgtgaatgaatgaatatgaatgaataCTGAATatgaaataattaataaaaaacgtTATGCCGTAGAAAGTTAATCGTGAATTCAGGCCACAGCACCTGTGAAAGCACACTAATAATATTCTTTTATTCAACACTTAGCTTATTCCCCACTTGCTGTCCTCGGATTGTGGTTGCACCCGTTGCCGTGGTCCTGTATGACAACACAgagtctccctccctccccccgtGTCTACGTTAGCTGCCAGAAGATCTGAACCCTCCAGTCTTTAAGGTTAATGATTTGATAGTGAATTCATTTGATAAAGGTCCTTTTGGTTGAAAGAGAGGTGAGTGTCATCAGCGTACGGATGGATCTTCTCTTCATGCCCACAGGGGATAGCTAGGAGTTACCGATGCTACACTACAAGATGTCTCTAGGAAGTAGGAATGAAACCACTTACGCAGTCTTTGAGATGTTCCAGTATGAGAGAAAGGTCAATGGtgcaaaaaatacacaaagaccGCATATAATTAAATGGTTAGGTAAAAACCTTTTGAGCTGAACACAACATTTCTTTCCAGTATGTTGTGTTGCGTAAACCATGAAAGATCCATCTCATAGGCGGGCTTCGGCTGAAACTGGAGCCTCCTCCTCTCCCGCCAAAAGATGACCCCCCTGTTTGAAGAAAACaccttttgttgttttacttgtttttacTTGAATTTGGAATAATTACAATGCAATACAATCTTTAAATCTGGCCAGTTTATGTGGAAAACTGACCAGGGTTACACAGACCACAGTTTATGGTCTTATGGTTTATGGTTAAATGGATTTACCTCTGGTCTCCGATCCTCTGGTCTCTGATCTTCTAGTCTCCGATCCTCTGGTCTCCGATCCTCTGGTCTCCAATGTTCAAGAAGAACGCCGTTCTCCTGCAAAGAGTTACAgtgggtctagaccactctaaaATCTACaagtagagcaggtctagaccactctataatttacagatagagcaggtctagaccgctctataatttacagatggagcaggtctagaccactctataatctacagatagagcaggtctagaccactctataatctacagatagagcaggtctagaccactctataatctacagatagagcaggtctagacctctctataatttacagatagagcaggtctagaccgctctataatttacaaatagaGCAGGTCaagaccactctataatctacagatagagcaggtctagactgctctataatttacagatggagcaggtctagactgctctataatttacagatggagcaggtctagaccgctctatagtttacagatggagcaggtctagaccacgctatagtttacagatggagcaggtctagaccgctctatagtttacagatggagcaggtctagaccgctctatagtttacagatagagcaggtctagacctctctatagtTTACAGATGGAGCATGTAGTAGTTCAAGGCATCAGTGTCCATCCTTAGGGGAACATAAATGATGAACCACATTTCGTCACAATCCATCCAACAGAGGTTTCAGTCTGGAAGGAAGTGGTGGACTCATAAATCTGCTAATACTCTAGATAAAATGGCAACAAAAGACAAGACACAGAGTTTACAGATGTTGGTTCCTTACCTGGTTTTCGGCTGCTTCAGGAAATCTAGGTGCAGTGGGTTGTTCAATCAGTTCTTTAGCAGCATCAAAACATTTCTGCCAATCGGGTCTATCCATCTTCGACTTGACTGCGTCAGTCAACTGTTCTTTTGCTGCTTTTGTCAAAatctctttcagcacattttcttcctcctccaaaATCACTTTATAGTACAGAATATTTCTGTTGCAGCAACTTGAATCCTTACAGCACATCATCAGTCCAAATGATGATAACAAGGCAGCCAGCAACAGGATACAGAAGAGAAGAGACATGCCTATAAGCTGAGAAAAGGGAGCAAAGGTGGTTATATCATCACCACGGAAGCTGAGAAAGGTTGTTGTTGCAATAAAACCATATTCTGGGAGTTTGAGAAACTatttaacagatttaaaaccagaGCCTCTCACACAAACTCCATCTTGATTAGTCCCGGGGCCTCATGGGAAACATGGCGTTTAAAAGAAGGTGTATGCCACTCCCCCCCAAACATTTTCTCCTCTTTAACGAGAACTCCAACTTCACATCGAGTGAAAGTTCGTTGTTTAGTTTTCCTTTCAGCACATGATGTCGGTATAGATGAATATTAATTTGGGGGAATTCCACTGACTGTGTAAAGTCAACTATGGGCGAGACATGAAGCCGCCGAAgctgccacccccccccccccccccatttagaATCAACTGTATTTCATAAAGGGAAACCAGCGTATGATGgttcttagacttagacttctctttattaatccttttgggatgactcccgcaggaaattgaaatttccagcagcagtttttgcaagaaaaaagaaataaaaaatagataaagacagtataaagacaacaaaataacaataataataacaacaataagaacattcgtctaataaacaaagaaaagtccataaattattattaaagtgtcaatattgagtccagtgttaaaaattataaagagaccaggtgtgaatttaagtccaggtgtgcatgtatgtatgtctgtatgtgtcctgtatgaatgtatgtattgtcctccctgccctatttcctccccccccccccagtgaggTTCTATGAATCAGAATATTTCTGTATGTACGCACTTCCAATGTTTTCGTTCACACGCCACTACTGATTTCATTGTTTTATAACCGAGGACCCTGGTCTTGGACCAGCTTTGGGCCCTTGATGTTCCTTCTAAAGTCCTGAATCTTTGagggttttaaaataacttaaacTTTGTGTCGTTTCCCCTCAGTCTCTCTGAATGGAGCAGCCACTCTACCGATGTCATTGGACTTAAACAACAGGAAACCTGGACAGTGTCTGCCTCACTTTTTATCTTAAAAGAAAACTAGATGATAAACTCAGGATCtcaatatgaataaaataaagccTGACATGACGTGTATGAAGCAGAACAAACTCACCGTGGAGCGGTTTTTCAGCTGGGCGATGGTTGCACGGTCCTCGGCTGTGAGCTGGTTCTTCTCCTTGCAGGCGAGCTGGGCCTGCCGGTCCGACTGATCGTTCTGACAGCAGACGAACCAGTCTCCATCGATGAACACGGAGGACACCCACAGCAGGGCCACCAGCGCCGCCTTGACAATGTGATAAACCAAAACGCAGAACAGCTTGCACCGTTTCTTGCAGCCACATGTACAGTCACATGGACAGCCACATGTACAGTCACATGGACAGGCACATGGACAGGCACATGTACAGGCACATGTATACTTCAAGGCTCTTGGGAAGGTTGTGTCCGTCCAGagttgtaaaataaatacaagaaaCGACGGCATAATCATGTAGAAGTTGCAGTCAAGAACTTGTTGTTTGCACGAGCACTCCAAATCTTTGTCGAGCACAACATTGTGAACAAAAATCACAATCACTGCGACGTAGGTGCCGAGCTTCTTAATCGGGAACGTTGGCAGGAAGTTCTTCATCTTTGCTGCAGAGTTTGAATGTGCTCGGGCAGCTTGCTTCTCTTTAGATACAACAACATCATGAAACCATGCTTTTCCTGTTTATGCAAGAAAGCAGCTACATGGTATTAGATGTGCAAGTACTTGAGAAGGATTTCAAGTGGTtagggtgttttttgttttggtttgcagTCGAAGGCATGGCAACCTTTTGTTTCTTGAGATGGTatttcctgctgctgtctctgatCTTTTACTAGTCTGGCTGTCactgagaggagagagcagaTGTGAGTctcatgctcagatttaaacagtttacgacataactgtcatactgaaattagtgaaatccatgaaataaaaaagtttgCTCTTTACGGACattaacagaagatggaaatcatttcagaaacgttgtagctatctatgctaacgttagcccaaaacaccattcaactgacagcctttgttgtgtttgatgctaacttgtagctaagctagcagtgaaccaacttccaTTTTTACCGGGTTGACATTCAGAAAGgggaagtaaaagaaaaaagaaactagctgcccggaggataatcagctgagatggtgtgcatctttgagaactgtaaatcATATAAcggatgttgtcagttcatttaagcccgttgttgtattggtctatagttctggcaaatttaaagttagcctgttagctaggttacaacTGTTACCTAGGTAAAACCtcttacctaggttacacctgttagccaggatacacctggctgttgatttgaCATAATGGCGATCGTtaaacgtccttgctcattaagatcaTGTGATGGGGGgcgttgtattgcagccagtggggGGGTATTGCAGctagtggcacagggaacatttcacgagtagaaggaaaaatggattcaataaaattccAGCAACttttggatgctaacttgatACCATCTGTGAAGAAGCTGAAGATAAAGAGAGGACAGCTTCTACAGATGGagaatgatcctaaacacacctcaaaaccCATCAAGAGGAGTAAACTGCAGGTTCTgccacaatctcctgacctaaacataatgtaaatctatggatagaccgtAAAGGAgtagtgcgtgacagacagcccagaaatctcaaagaactggaagacttctGGAAGAAGAATGCAGAAGATCTAAGATGCCAGAGCACTGTGCAGCATGTTCCTGCTCAGATCGGCGGACCAGTGAAAACAGGGCTCGGGGGATTACTCTTCACACGTAACATTTAATATTACCGTACTATTGGTTGTATTTTGTGAACAGAATATTTTCCTTGAAGTTTTGGACTGTTTGTTcggtttttttaataatttatcctGCCTTGCCTCATGCCACATCATAACACATCCAAACTGAAATCAAACTCCGACACATTACAGCAGCTATTGATATTCTTTAATGAGCTTATTCATCTTCAGTGACATGATCACTCTCTGGGTTTAACCAAGTGCGCCCCCTTGTGgacaatatgtaaatatataatatcaAATATATCACCTGCATGTTACAACATGAGAAACATTACATTCATAGCCTGTCgtcttttttaaaaaggtgattAAAAATGCAACAGAAGGCGCCGAAAGGTGAGACGCTGTAAGGAATTAAGGCTATTTTATGACTTAATCTTAACTTTCTGTGCATCAAAGTTCACCCAGAGGTCACCCAGAGGTCACCCAGAGGTCACCCAGAGGTCACACAGAGGTCACACAGAGGTCACCCAGAGGTCACCACTTCCTCAATGACTTGCACAGCTCTTTTGcaataagcacacacacacatattttgttaataaaacattaattaatgttaattaataTATCGCCCATACGCTGTAAGAGCTGAACAGTGTTATCCGCTGTATCTCCATGGTTACCGCACGGTTATCGGTCACCTGGCGTCGTCCTTCACATGACGCGACTACGCAGGCGTGAAAAGCCTTCACTCTCAAACAAAGAGATGTTTAATCTTATTAAAATAGATTCTAAAGAAGAAACAGTCAAACATGTTGGTTATAATTCCCCAAAACTGATGAATCAGATAAATTCTAGTTTTATTCTAACCGCCTAAAGCTCAACCAGATTAAGTTTTTCACCAAATGTGactaaaaaaagcatcaaatcttCATATCTGAGAAGCTGTGAGTATATCGGTGAACGTGTTTTTGAGACTCCACATTACAGCTcgtccctcttcctcctcctcttggtGGTCTTCTGGTCTTCCTTGTGGAAGACC
This genomic interval carries:
- the LOC116677327 gene encoding uncharacterized protein LOC116677327, encoding MKNFLPTFPIKKLGTYVAVIVIFVHNVVLDKDLECSCKQQVLDCNFYMIMPSFLVFILQLWTDTTFPRALKYTCACTCACPCACPCDCTCGCPCDCTCGCKKRCKLFCVLVYHIVKAALVALLWVSSVFIDGDWFVCCQNDQSDRQAQLACKEKNQLTAEDRATIAQLKNRSTLIGMSLLFCILLLAALLSSFGLMMCCKDSSCCNRNILYYKVILEEEENVLKEILTKAAKEQLTDAVKSKMDRPDWQKCFDAAKELIEQPTAPRFPEAAENQENGVLLEHWRPEDRRPEDRRLEDQRPEDRRPEGGHLLAGEEEAPVSAEARL